In Drosophila simulans strain w501 chromosome X, Prin_Dsim_3.1, whole genome shotgun sequence, one DNA window encodes the following:
- the LOC6725320 gene encoding beta-1 adrenergic receptor — protein sequence MAFTSSSSPAWDYRSSPEALGVVPFLWQRQNATETPTEMSLQATSFGAGHLLWLAINAFLFALILGGNILTIVAVRTCRHLRSVISNLFILSLAVSDFCVGLALPYHLVFYMGSDIGAMRGPCLLRFFLLICACCVSMLTLISIAVDRYIAVVYALHYRRYMTRRVAYSIIISNWCLGALVALLPVFWNRWPEAQACEFDEVLSPGYIAGVITPGFVIIWICMFLVYWRIMREASKQALRLRQSVVYNTDEATTMQSLLLHPDWKSVQIVVFIMGCFTLCWLPYFCVAIAQLFSICRSSSMIYKTTFSLAIANSALNPIIYSWKNSGFRRAFAQTLCCRTARQCEDQLPADSKHRMEATSSSTGYQQEIKPKATQ from the exons ATGGCATTTACCAGCAGCTCATCGCCCGCTTGGGATTATCGAAGCTCCCCGGAAGCGTTGGGTGTCGTCCCGTTCCTGTGGCAGCGCCAAAATGCCACGGAAACGCCAACGGAAATGAGCCTCCAGGCAACCAGCTTCGGTGCCGGCCATCTGCTGTGGCTAGCCATAAATGCCTTCTTGTTTGCCCTCATCCTGGGCGGCAACATCCTGACCATTGTGGCTGTGCGCACCTGCCGCCACCTGCGATCGGTCATCTCCAATCTGTTCATCCTGTCGCTGGCCGTCTCCGACTTCTGTGTGGGACTGGCACTGCCATATCATCTGGTCTTTTACATGGGCTCGGACATTGGGGCCATGAGAGGTCCCTGCCTGCTGCGCTTCTTCCTGCTCATCTGCGCGTGCTGCGTGTCCATGCTGACACTGATCTCGATTGCGGTGGATCGGTATATAGCAGTCGTCTATGCCCTGCATTATAGAAG ATACATGACCCGTCGAGTGGCCTATAGCATCATCATATCCAACTGGTGCTTGGGTGCTTTGGTGGCTCTCCTGCCCGTGTTCTGGAATCGATGGCCGGAGGCACAGGCGTGCGAATTCGACGAAGTTCTCTCGCCCGGTTACATTGCCGGTGTGATAACGCCGGGTTTTGTGATCATCTGGATCTGTATGTTCCTCGTCTACTGGCGCATCATGCGCGAGGCATCCAAGCAGGCGCTGCGATTGCGGCAGTCGGTGGTCTACAACACGGATGAGGCCACCACCATGCAGAGTCTGCTGCTCCATCCAGACTGGAAGAGCGTCCAGATAGTGGTCTTCATCATGGGCTGCTTCACGCTCTGTTGGCTACCGTACTTCTGTGTGGCCATTGCCCAGCTATTCAGCATCTGCCGGAGCAGCTCGATGATCTACAAGACGACGTTCTCTCTGGCCATTGCCAACTCTGCTCTCAATCCGATCATCTACTCGTGGAAGAACTCCGGCTTCCGGCGAGCCTTTGCCCAAACACTATGCTGTCGAACGGCGAGGCAGTGCGAGGATCAGTTGCCGGCGGACAGCAAGCACCGCATGGAGgccacatcctcatccacgGGCTACCAGCAGGAGATCAAACCGAAGGCCACTCAGTGA
- the LOC6740005 gene encoding E3 ubiquitin-protein ligase znrf2, which translates to MGQKASTPATSGQQSPRSRTFSSSSTGAADSALQQQQHQHSNPGQNRGGNGGGAGGNDSAGQGFNLLRTLPGLQVYHNQNSTSIDRQRARSLSSVPDIQQQAQQQQQQGSITSSGSSPHSHPHAAHGHPAVGVSVSVSGNANANSNSSFAAAGNNNGSAMQSYMQQRRTLGDSIRDMSMTGGSIAESIALAASATSANGIGRVYTATSLPSHIWSFNGIKCPVCNKFVLPDDIECHLVMCLTKPRLSYNEDVLSDAKGECVICLEDLSPGDTIARLPCLCIYHKGCIDRWFEVNRSCPEHPGD; encoded by the exons ATGGGTCAAAAGGCGAGCACCCCGGCGACCAGTGGCCAACAGAGCCCACGCTCCAGGACATTCTCGAGCAGTTCGACAGGAGCCGCCGATTctgcgctgcagcagcagcagcaccagcactcGAATCCCGGCCAGAATCGTGGCGGTAACGGCGGCGGCGCTGGCGGCAATGATTCCGCCGGTCAGGGTTTCAATCTGCTGCGCACTTTGCCCGGCCTGCAGGTGTACCACAACCAGAACTCCACGTCCATCGATCGCCAGCGGGCGCGGAGTCTCAGCTCCGTGCCGGATAttcagcagcaggcgcagcagcagcagcaacagggaTCTATCACCTCGTCCGGCAGCAgtccgcattcgcatccgcatgCGGCGCACGGCCACCCGGCCGTCGGTGTCTCCGTCTCCGTGTCCGGGAACGCGAATGccaatagcaacagcagcttCGCAGCcgccggcaacaacaatggatcCGCCATGCAGTCCTACATGCAGCAGAGACGCACCCTCGGCGATTCCATAAGG GACATGTCAATGACCGGCGGCAGCATCGCCGAGAGCATCGCCCTGGCCGCTTCCGCCACGTCCGCCAATGGGATCGGTCGTGTCTACACGGCCACCTCGCTTCCATCGCACATTTGGTCCTTCAATG GTATCAAGTGCCCCGTGTGCAATAAGTTTGTTTTGCCAGACGACATCGAATGCCATTTAGTCATGTGCCTAACGAAACCACGACTCTCATATAACG AGGACGTTCTCTCGGACGCCAAGGGCGAGTGCGTCATCTGCCTGGAGGACCTGAGTCCGGGGGACACCATCGCCCGGCTGCCATGCCTCTGCATATATCACAAAGG ATGCATCGACCGTTGGTTTGAGGTGAATCGCTCCTGCCCTGAGCATCCTGGAGATTAG
- the LOC27207848 gene encoding TATA element modulatory factor: MSWFEKAKTVLIEALDIQDDDSKAAEKDSPVAGAAGDGGAPPGTNATAETPGSAATPASDTPTFFDNPHANEMVTIPPTPTSVPGSAAYGKRQSATSDSVDLLSSPTSPISPCGGDVPSVAKRMSESSLELITATTASEVEMSPDTEPSLPDSIVIIASNDTSDNAEGDGEDDDDEGTQLKRHMEDHLNDSTKTMKALVLSDIQAAGNADSDSTQSFEDIQLQMSHKGKSPAPAKTEVVDQSYSSTSSDIEIISNPNGDSSTNSTTTRTSPQKFKELAGGKVCLKAKGHHREPSEISLLSEDSQSELDKLVQRISELNQVIEAREQRLLQSERQNAELLERNQELRARVEAAANSANSPDAADAVQRLSALEKKFQASIRERDALRIQMKSLRDELQNKIPKDELAECNEMIAALQSEGEKLSKEILQQSTIIKKLRAKEKTSDTLLKKNGEQISLLSSESERLKRSLAAKEEMERTQIEAVCRMTAEKKRVDEENAESRSRIEDLQSRLAALQASFDGLKGDLQKRTRLEQDSLRAEHQEYVQQVSDLREKLRLAEHSLARREQQMREENRQLMRRLEAAELRAESSTQELGATTTPLIRQIESLQRTLDQRSAGWNREEQQLLQKLDDSQVQLRSLQQLESVQGEKQELLRTRCGLLEEKLSSALMEAEAAKMALRQHDLEAGNKENDHKKQLSLLHEEIQQQQERIASLEQLCQRQKAEEEQRKQPTLLTVEAVKASSELQPQLQMQLPKSQAPLRSSPPLSLVDDSGSNEEALGGMIDWQADDLDCASNSGRQQSGIIQGVHLSFLAANTTTLEHLQALLKQRDGELTHLQWEVSRLQAERSVLDTEISNLTIELETMKEKQQMYEVMEKGYEDLQHRYDALLQMYGEKVERTEELELDLTELKAAYKLQIDELLAAPPPNLQRPSKQT, encoded by the exons ATGAGCTGGTTCGAAAAGGCCAAAACGGTGCTAATTGAGGCGCTGGACATCCAGGACGACGACAGCAAGGCGGCGGAGAAGGACTCGCCGGTGGCAGGAGCTGCGGGCGATGGTGGCGCACCGCCTGGAACCAACGCAACGGCGGAGACACCCGGATCCGCTGCCACGCCCGCCTCGGACACGCCCACATTCTTTGACAATCCGCATGCCAACGAGATGGTGACCATTCcgcccacacccacatccGTGCCAGGAAGTGCCGCCTACGGCAAACGGCAGTCAGCCACCTCGGATTCGGTGGATCTGCTCTCCTCCCCGACCTCGCCCATCTCGCCCTGCGGCGGCGATGTGCCATCGGTGGCCAAGCGCATGTCCGAATCCTCGCTGGAACTCATAACGGCCACCACGGCCAGCGAAGTGGAGATGTCGCCGGACACGGAGCCCTCCTTGCCCGACAGCATTGTGATCATCGCCAGCAATGACACATCCGACAATGCCGAGGGCGATGGCgaggatgatgacgatgaAGGCACCCAGCTGAAGCGCCACATGGAGGACCACTTGAATG ACTCCACCAAAACCATGAAGGCTCTGGTCCTGAGCGACATCCAGGCAGCCGGTAATGCCGACTCCGATTCCACGCAGAGCTTCGAAGACATCCAGCTGCAGATGAGCCACAAGGGCAAGTCGCCCGCTCCGGCCAAGACGGAAGTGGTGGACCAGAGCTACTCGTCCACCTCCTCGGACATCGAGATCATCTCCAATCCGAATGGCGACTCcagcaccaacagcaccaccacGCGCACCAGTCCGCAAAAGTTCAAGGAGCTCGCGGGCGGCAAGGTGTGCCTAAAGGCCAAGGGACATCACCGCGAGCCCTCGGAGATCTCGCTGCTGTCGGAGGACTCACAGTCGGAGCTGGACAAGCTGGTGCAACGCATCAGCGAGCTGAACCAGGTGATTGAGGCGCGGGAGCAGCGACTGTTGCAATCGGAGCGCCAGAATGCCGAGCTCCTCGAGCGCAACCAGGAGTTGCGCGCCCGCGTCGAAGCGGCAGCCAATAGCGCCAACAGTCCGGATGCGGCGGATGCAGTGCAGCGTCTGTCGGCGCTGGAGAAGAAGTTCCAGGCCAGCATCCGCGAGCGCGATGCCCTGCGCATTCAAATGAAGAGTCTGCGCGATGAGCTGCAGAACAAGATTCCCAAGGATGAGCTAGCCGAATGCAACGAAATGATCGCCGCCCTGCAGTCCGAAGGTGAGAAGCTGTCCAAGGAGATCCTGCAGCAGTCGACGATCATCAAGAAACTGCGCGCCAAGGAGAAGACCTCGGACACGTTGCTGAAGAAGAACGGCGAGCAGATCTCGTTGCTGTCCAGCGAATCGGAGCGCCTTAAGAGGTCCCTAGCCGCCAAGGAGGAGATGGAGCGCACGCAAATCGAGGCGGTGTGCCGGATGACGGCGGAGAAGAAGCGCGTGGATGAGGAGAACGCCGAGAGCCGCAGTCGCATCGAAGATCTTCAGTCCAGACTGGCTGCCCTGCAAGCCAGCTTCGACGGCCTAAAGGGAGACCTGCAGAAGCGCACGCGCCTGGAGCAGGACAGTCTGCGTGCCGAGCATCAGGAGTACGTGCAGCAGGTTTCCGATCTGCGCGAGAAACTGCGCCTGGCCGAGCACAGCCTGGCCAGAAGGGAGCAGCAGATGCGCGAGGAGAACCGCCAGCTAATGCGTCGCCTTGAAGCCGCCGAGCTGCGGGCGGAGAGCTCTACTCAAGAGTTGGGTGCCACTACCACGCCGTTGATACGACAGATCGAGTCGCTGCAGCGAACCCTGGACCAGCGATCCGCTGGCTGGAACcgcgaggagcagcagctcctccagaaACTGGACGACTCACAGGTGCAACTGCGCTCGTTGCAGCAACTGGAATCCGTACAGGGCGAGAAGCAGGAGCTGCTGCGCACCCGTTGCGGCCTACTGGAGGAGAAGCTGTCCAGTGCGCTGATGGAGGCGGAGGCCGCCAAGATGGCACTGCGCCAGCACGATCTGGAAGCGGGCAACAAGGAAAACGACCACAAAAA ACAATTGAGCCTGCTGCACGAGGAgattcagcagcagcaggagagGATTGCGAGTCTGGAGCAACTGTGCCAGCGGCAGAAGGcagaggaggagcagcggaaACAGCCCACGCTGCTGACCGTGGAGGCGGTCAAGGCCAGCAGTGAGTTGCAGCCACAgctgcaaatgcagctgccGAAATCCCAGGCACCACTGCGCTCCTCACCGCCCCTCAGTTTGGTGGACGACAGTGGCTCCAACGAGGAGGCCCTGGGCGGCATGATCGACTGGCAGGCG GACGACCTCGATTGCGCTTCCAACTCGGGCCGCCAGCAATCGGGCATCATCCAAGGCGTACACCTGAGCTTCCTTGCGGCCAACACCACGACCTTGGAGCACCTGCAGGCTCTGCTAAAGCAGCGCGACGGGGAACTGACCCACCTGCAGTGGGAAGTGTCGCGCCTGCAAGCAGAGCGAAGCGTTCTCGACACCGAGATATCCAATCTGACCATCGAGCTTGAAACG ATGAAGGAGAAGCAGCAGATGTACGAGGTGATGGAGAAGGGATACGAGGACCTGCAGCATCGCTACGACGCCCTGCTCCAAATGTACGGCGAGAAGGTGGAGCGCACCgaggaactggagctggacCTGACCGAGCTGAAGGCGGCCTACAAGCTGCAGATCGACGAGCTGCTGGCCGCTCCGCCACCCAATCTGCAACGGCCGTCGAAGCAAACATGA
- the LOC27208986 gene encoding chitinase-3-like protein 2 → MGNYEKLEGSSLVRITDELPRKEHRNCSLRILVCWSVLLSFLLCLCLGFISLGLVGLQSGEVHKVEQRLVCYYASDGTHNLSLLDVPGDLCTHINIGPATLDNATIVLPDTLRKVLQNDSRSFRAAHPQVRLLLWIGGADSGRQYAVMVANHAMRKVFLRSLREILRTYPSLDGIDLDWEFPSAYDRERMHLSQLLYEIRTEWRREKRTNDILSLAVAAPEGIAIYAYDIRELNLYADYVNLMSYDFHFYREDTPFTGLNAPLYARSQERSLMATFNINYTVQWWLKSGLEPQRLVVGLPTYGHSFTLVNPLNHRIGAPASGYGKCGQLGFTTLTETCECASKFFKPNLSYDAESCSPYLSALQEWISYENQKSIACKANYVKSLNLGGVMVFSLNADDLRNSCSFMPNLKYSEKPVFPLTQAIKDILRESL, encoded by the exons ATGGGGAACTACGAGAAACTGGAGGGCAGTTCCTTGGTGAGGATTACGGATGAGCTGCCCCGTAAAGAACACCGGAATTGCAGTCTGCGAATTTTGGTCTGCTGGAGTGTTTTGTTGTCCTTTTTGTTGTGCCTTTGTCTCGGGTTCATTAGCCTGGGATTAGTCGGCCTCCAATCTGGGGAAGTGCACAAGGTGGAGCAGCGATTGGTGTGCTACTACGCCAGCGATGGCACCCACAATCTCAGCCTTTTGGATGTTCCCGGCGATCTGTGCACCCACATCAATATCGGACCCGCCACTTTGGATAATGCCACCATAGTCCTTCCCGATACCCTTAGAAAGGTACTACAGAACGACAGCCGATCCTTTCGTGCTGCCCATCCGCAGGTTCGCCTGCTTCTCTGGATCGGTGGCGCCGACAGTGGGCGGCAATATGCCGTCATGGTGGCGAACCATGCCATGCGAAAGGTGTTCCTGCGCTCCCTCCGGGAAATATTGCGCACCTATCCCAGTTTGGATGGCATCGATCTGGACTGGGAGTTTCCGAGTGCCTACGACCGTGAGCGAATGCATCTCTCGCAGCTGCTCTACGAGATTAGAACGGAGTGGCGGCGCGAAAAGCGCACCAATGATATTCTCTCGCTGGCGGTGGCTGCTCCCGAGGGAATCGCCATCTATGCCTACGACATCCGAGAGCTAAACCTGTACGCAGACTATGTGAATCTAATGTCCTATGATTTCCACTTCTACCGCGAGGACACACCCTTCACCGGCTTAAATGCTCCGCTTTATGCCCGCTCGCAGGAACGTTCGCTAATGGCCACGTTCAATATCAATTACACGGTTCAGTGGTGGCTAAAGAGCGGCCTGGAGCCACAGCGACTGGTTGTGGGTCTGCCCACCTACGGCCACTCCTTTAC GTTGGTTAATCCCCTAAATCACCGCATAGGAGCTCCTGCTTCGGGTTacggcaaatgtggccaactgGGCTTCACCACACTGACCGAAACCTGCGAGTGTGCCTCCAAGTTCTTCAAGCCAAACTTGTCCTACGATGCCGAGAGCTGTTCGCCATATTTGAGCGCTCTGCAGGAGTGGATATCGTACGAAAATCAAAAGAGCATCGCCTGCAAGGCGAACTATGTGAAATCCCTCAATCTGGGTGGCGTTATGGTCTTCTCGCTGAACGCCGACGATCTCAGGAACTCTTGCAGCTTTATGCCAAACTTGAAATACAGCGAGAAACCTGTATTTCCACTAACCCAGGCCATTAAGGACATCCTGCGGGAGTCGCTGTGA
- the LOC6740007 gene encoding uncharacterized protein LOC6740007 gives MADPEDYDLNFVQLSRQQALQRYAGAVRQLRRLADQRYGVRSLSFDNYVLFQYFRQRNWQTGVTPPAPLMAYLKLEVLHHLLDRRRQILCWLFYLTLVSLCVAAYRYEVTSSTGGHQERVVQAMVYPGMRMWRRMTMPLIQRFPQLTELYDESCLMGNPFFQLEDLSCGPCAEVEIVWLEGEECANGHPLKYHQNHKCHQREGSPIAFRSNQQEAIDLSQFYNIYASNHQIFQRDAYRVHSTNQDVHNLEDLFGQFNSSWTQQAHNLWRCNRMLPARLLRPIFARPTRLPSMGVALERYVAIDTAQAPAYTLPETECPNVYVHQAVGTRFIILRPTSECRHRCRTLSLRLTQSFVLSYNWLYWKPISAPDPISETLSISLIGSYC, from the exons ATGGCGGATCCGGAGGATTATGATCTGAACTTCGTGCAGCTAAGTCGCCAGCAGGCGCTGCAGCGGTATGCGGGTGCAGTGCGTCAGCTGCGCCGGCTGGCCGACCAGCGATACGGTGTGCGATCCCTGAGCTTCGACAATTATGTGCTGTTTCAGTATTTCCGGCAACGCAATTGGCAAACTGGCGTCACGCCACCTGCCCCCTTGATGGCCTACCTCAAGCTTGAGGTACTGCATCATTTACTGGACCGACGACGACAGATCCTCTGCTGGCTGTTTTACCTCACGCTGGTGTCGCTCTGCGTGGCCGCCTACCGTTATGAGGTAACCAGCTCCACCGGCGGACATCAGGAGCGCGTTGTCCAGGCCATGGTCTATCCCGGGATGCGCATGTGGCGGCGGATGACCATGCCGCTGATCCAACGATTCCCACAGCTTACCGAACTCTACGACGAGTCCTGCCTGATGGGCAATCCGTTTTTTCAGCTGGAGGATCTGAGCTGTGGACCGTGCGCCGAAGTAGAGATCGTCTGGCTAGAGGGCGAGGAGTGCGCAAATGGTCATCCGCTGAAGTACCATCAGAACCACAAGTGCCATCAGCGGGAGGGATCGCCCATCGCCTTTCGCAGCAACCAACAGGAGGCCATTGACTTGAGCCAGTTCTACAACATCTACGCTAGCAATCATCAGATCTTCCAGCGCGACGCGTATCGGGTGCACTCAACCAACCAGGATGTGCACAATCTCGAGGATCTCTTTGGGCAGTTTAACAGCAGCTGGACCCAGCAGGCGCACAATCTTTGGCGCTGCAATCGCATGCTGCCCGCGCGACTCCTGCGTCCCATTTTCGCCCGGCCAACGCGATTGCCCAGCATGGGCGTGGCCCTGGAGCGTTATGTGGCCATCGATACTGCCCAGGCGCCGGCCTACACCTTGCCGGAGACGGAATGCCCCAATGTCTATGTACACCAGGCGGTGGGCACGCGGTTCATCATCCTGCGACCCACCAGTGAGTGCCGGCACCGCTGTCGCACCTTGTCTCTGCGGCTTACCCAGTCCTTTGTGC TCAGTTACAATTGGTTGTACTGGAAACCGATCTCTGCGCCGGATCCCATTTCCGAAACGCTGTCCATCAGCCTAATTGGATCCTACTGCTAG
- the LOC27206573 gene encoding uncharacterized protein LOC27206573: protein MFCYRKHLVAQLIGYRRYFVNNKSVNNMCESVTPADQRNVEVKARIPGGSEGFEQRLILARNLSGSQDAQLIEQRDVFFESPLGGRLKLRYLQAPSRSQLVYYDRPDVAGPKLSKFNKTEVDEPEVLEKILRQSNGVLGVLAKRRHLFLCGQTRIHLDEVKDLGHFMELEVCLTEEQTLEEGQAIAEKLSRELGIQEADLMTGSYFDALRKLNH, encoded by the coding sequence ATGTTCTGTTATCGAAAGCATCTTGTGGCGCAACTTATCGGTTATCGCCGCTATTTTGTTAACAACAAAAGCGTAAACAACATGTGCGAATCGGTTACTCCGGCGGATCAGCGCAATGTGGAGGTGAAGGCACGGATTCCGGGTGGATCTGAGGGCTTCGAGCAGCGCCTAATCCTGGCCAGAAACCTGAGCGGCAGCCAGGATGCGCAGTTAATCGAGCAGAGGGACGTCTTCTTTGAATCTCCGCTGGGTGGTCGCCTTAAATTGCGCTACTTACAGGCGCCATCGCGCTCCCAATTGGTCTACTACGACCGTCCCGATGTGGCCGGTCCCAAGCTTTCCAAGTTCAACAAGACGGAGGTGGACGAACCTGAGGTGCTGGAGAAGATCTTGCGGCAGTCGAACGGCGTCCTTGGTGTCCTGGCCAAGCGACGGCACTTGTTCCTTTGCGGACAGACGCGCATCCACCTGGACGAGGTAAAGGATCTGGGCCACTTCATGGAGCTGGAGGTGTGCCTGACAGAGGAACAAACCCTCGAGGAGGGTCAAGCCATCGCCGAGAAACTGTCCAGGGAACTGGGTATCCAGGAGGCGGACCTCATGACCGGCTCGTATTTCGATGCTCTCAGAAAGCTCAATCATTAA